ATGAAGTGATCCACAGGATGCCCCGTCACTTTCGTTTTCACCGGCTTTTCAAAAGCCCAGTGCTTGCCCCAAACTGCTCCCTGGGCGATCCAGCGACGTATAACGTCAGCCTGTTCTGGGTTAAGGCGCGGCTTGTGGGATTTAGGCGGCGGCATCAGTTCATCGGCATCCTCTGTCAGGATGCGGGCCAGGAAATCGCTCGCCTTGGGATCGCCGGGTTTGATGACGCTCATCGCCCCATCTTGAGTGTCCAGCCGAAGGTCTGCCTTGCGGTGAGCTTCGTCCTGGCCATGACAGCTCAGACAATTATCGGACAGGATCGGCAGCACATCGCGGCTGAAACTGACCGTCTCTTCACTGTAGGAAAAGAGCGGCAGCAGGGCAGCAATGAAGGCGGCGGATCGGACGGACATGGACAATACCATGCCATAAAGAACGCTCCCGGCCATGAAGCGTGCAGGCATTGCCTTTGGACTATCCGATCATTTTTAGCGACCTATCTCTCAGGTGTTCCAATGGGAATCTCCATCCCTGGCAGCACCTGGTGGAATGTCGCTTCCGGGGGAGATGGAGCCTGAGGGATGGTTTTATCCAGAGGCCCTTGCAGGAGGGTCCAGGTCAGTCCCGTCTTGTAGCGTGAGGTCCATGCATTGCGATGCAAAAGTGTGTCCGCCGCGCCATGACGCAGATAGGGGAAATGCCTCTTGTGGCTAAGTGCCAGCCGCAGGGGTGAAAGATCATTGGTTAGGCTGACGATGTGCATTGGCCTGACCGGCCCCTTGTCCGCCTCCATCTCGTAAGTCAAAATGGCCGCAATCGCCGCCGCACCCGCTCCAAGGCCGATATCCCAGACGATCAGCGGCATGGACTCTTCTGCACTTTCACCTGCTGGCAACCGCAGGTGGGTGGCCAGGTGGGCATCCTCCGTCCAGGCCGCTGCCGTCACATCCGTATTCACCGTCTGGCCCGTACCGATGTGAAATATCCGTGCGGCTTCACCGGCGCGCAGTTCCAACTCATAGTCTCCCATCCTTTGGGCATGATCCGGGCTGATGACGGGCGGCTTCACGGTGGTAATGGGATGGTCCACATCTTCCACCTGGAGAATCTGCCTTTTTTCGTGATACAGCTTCAGGAAACGGTCTTCCAAAATGCTCTGGCGGATCTCCCGCATGAGCTGGTGATAAAAGTGAATGTTATGCTGCCCCATGAGCTGCCAGCCCAGCGGCTCCTGCGTCTTCGTCAGGTGGTGCAAATAAGCCCGAGTATATTTGGCGCACACCGGGCAGGTGCAGTCGGGATCTAGCCTCTCTTCAGAAAATTTATACACCGAACGGCGGAGTTGAACGATCCCGCGCGAGGTGAAAAGCGATCCGCGTTTAGCCACCTGCGTGGGGATGATGCAGTCAAACATGTCCACCCCGCGATGCACCGCCTCCAGCACGTCCAGAGGTGTGCCCACACCCATCAGATAGCGGGGCCGGTCCTGCGGCAGCAGGCAGGCCGTCATCTCGCAGGTATCCTCACGCTCAGCTTTCTCCTCCCCCACTGCTAGCCCACCGATGGCAAAGCCGTCAAACGGCAGCTGCATCAGACCTTCGGCACTCTCACGCCGCAGATGCGGATACAGCGCCCCTTGCACAATGGCGAACATGGATTGGGGGGAGTCTTCGCGTGCCGCCAAACTACGAACCGCCCAGCGCTGGGTCACTTGCAGGGCCGCACGTGCCGCAGCCTCATCGGCAGTGGAGGGAATGCACTGGTCCAGCACCATCATGATGTCACTGCCAATGGCCATCTGTGTCTGGATACTCAGCTCCGGGCTCAGCAGGATGCGCTGGCCATCCACGTAACTTTGGAAAACTGCCCCAGCTTCCGTCATAGAGCGGGAGTGGGGCAGGGAAAAGATCTGGTAGCCGCCAGAATCTGTCAGCACGGATCCGGGCCACTGCATGAATTGATGGATGCCACCCATCCGCTTAAACACCTCCGGCCCTGGCCTCAAAAGCAGGTGATAGGTGTTGGCTAACAAAATTTGCGAACCGGATTCATGCAGCGTCTCTGGCAGCTGCGCCTTCACCGTCGCTTGAGTGCCTACCGGCATAAAAAGGGGCGTACGCACCGTGCTATGCAGTGTGCGGAAGGTGGCCGCACGTGCGCGCGAGCCGGTGGCCTGGGCTTCTAATTGAAAATCGAGACGGGAAGGGGACATGAACACCCTTTCCCTATCGTCGATTCAGCCGTCGTCGAGAGCAAAGCACCGTCCGTCTCTCACAGAAGAGTTAACCGCGCCGGATCTCCGACCCCTTGAACCGGATGCCAAAACGGAAGACCTTCTTTTTCCGGCACTGGATTATCCCTGTTTGCAGGTCAAATTTCTCAGGAATCTCAATGTGATGGAGGTCCACCGTCGCCTGAAAACCGCGCTCGGAAAAGATGTCAATCAAGATGGCCAGCGCCTGCGGATCGTGAAACAGTTTGTCCTCGGAGTTGATGTCCGCCCGGCCCGAAATGGCATGACGTACAATGATCGGCATCATCTTTTCCTCGATGAAATTCACCACGGCCTGCATTATTTCAGGCTTCTCAACCTTATAGCCATCCAGCCTGCGCACCAGGTCCTGCCGCGCATGGCGGACGATCTCGCTGGCCAGTGGCAGCTTGCGTAGAAGATCAAATGTCCTTGGATCCAGTTCCAGCGAGCTTTGGTATTCCAGCTCACGGACGATGTTTTCCTGCACCAGTTCCAGCGGTGCCTGGGCATTGATGAAGTGATAATGAAAGATCTCTTTCAGCGAGACCAGTGCATCATAAGTCTTCTCCTTGAAGACCTTATAGCGGTTTCTGGCCAGGTTCGTATCAAAGTCCGTGGCTCTTTCCTCCCACAGTTCCCCCAGGCCGGAGCGCCGCACCTCCTCATTGTGTGCCAGCACTTCTTGGCCACGTTTCAACTGCCGGGCGATACTCTCCGCCTCATCCACAAACAGTACCATGATATGGAAGATCGGCTGTTTGAAATGAAACGCCTCCGGTGTTTCGGAAAAGTCCATTCGCAGCCGCATCATCTCATCAAAGAGCAGCTTCAGGCACTCCACCTGTACTTTGGTGCGGGGAAAGCCATCCAGGATCGCCCCATTCTGCTGCTCCGGTTCCAGCAGCTTGCGGATCAAGATGCCCACCACTTCACGGTCACCCACCATGCCCCCTTGGGACTTCAATTTCTGCGCCTCTGGACTGTCCAGCAGCGCACTCACCACGATGGGTTCTGCGGTGATGCCACGCAGCTTGCGGATGAAATTGGTATTCGTCCCTTTCCCCGCACCCGGTGCGCCGCCCAGCAGGATCAGCTCCTTCGGAAACCGCAGGTTCTCACGCCCATAGTCTTCCTCCAGCTTCTTCCATACCTGGTTAAAGATAAGCTGCGCATCCTTAATTTCCAAATCCGCCGGAGCGGTCGGTTTGAGGGCGGGGGTTTCTGTAGGCACAGGCGGCATGGATGGGGCTTATCGCAGGGAGCCTCACTTGCCAAGCTCCGTCATCAAAAACTACTGGGTGACAGAATTTCGTAATTACCCCGGACTATCTTTGCCAGACATCCAGAGCTTTCGGCTGGAACGAAGTATGCTTGTTGTTTCATGGCTGAAATTCACGGGATTTTGGCCGGAGTTGGATTAGGGGTTGAACCACACTTCTATGCTTGCGCGTTCCTTCGAACTTTTTTTAAATCAGGTGCGGTCTTGGCGAAAGGAGCCGCTCATCCCTGCGGCCCTTTTAATCATTGCCTGTGGACTGTTTGCCTTCATCGAAATCGCGGAAGAGGTGCAGGAAAAGGAGTCACACAGCTACGATGAAATGATCCTGCTGGCGATGCGGGAGCCTGGAAATACAGCGGATCCGTTGGGTCCCCCTTGGATGGAAGAGATGGGCCGGGATCTCACGGCCCTGGGCGGATTCACGATCCTGACCGGTCTGACGGCTGCCTCCATGGGCCTGATGCTGCTGTTTGGCCGTGTGCGGCTTTCACTGCTCACGCTGTTGGCCATCATGGGCGGCATGCAGGCCTCGGCCTGGTTGAAAAGCATGTTTGACCGTCCGCGCCCGGACCTGGTACCGCATGGGGTGCTGGTGACCAGCGCGAGTTTTCCCAGCGGCCATGCCATGATGGCGGCAGTCGTCTATCTGACTCTGGGCGTCATGCTCGCCCGCACCCAGACCAGTCGGAAAGTCCGGCTCTACATCGTATCTTTGTCGGTATTCATCGCCCTTTTGGTCGGCTGCAGCCGGGTGTATCTGGGCGTCCACTGGCCCACGGATGTATTGGCTGGCTGGATGCTAGGCGGAGCCTGGGCCGTGACCTTTGGCCTCATTGCCCTCAAGGTGGACCCCCGCCGCCCTGGCGATGAAGGTAGCGCCGATGAGGATGCGGATACGCTGAAGGAGATCGAGTGAAAATTCAGTTCTGGGTCTGCGATTGACGGCTTTGGGATGTAAGATGCCGCCCCTTGCAAGGGATACATTTAGCTTTCTAACGCATGGGATGACTTGAATGAACCTCCATCCAAAATCCTGTGAATTTATATCGTTGCTCTAACTCTCCAAGCTCCAGCACCTCGCTTCCACGCAACGGATCACCGATGTGAAACTGTTCGTCATTACGGGAAAGCACGGCGATAAAATGGCCTGTATGGCCAAACCGCACTCCAACAATGGCCGGGAGAGAGTGGGCCTGAAATCGGTGAGGAAGGTCAGTGGTGACATGCATCGTGGCTTCGAGATTCCTTTTTCGGAGTGCCCTTGCCAGATACCAGACCTCTGTTCCTCCCTGGTAGGAGTAGGCTTCGCGTGCTAATGCCGATTCACTGACGGTGATTCCATGATGTCTCAAAATGGTTGCGGCTGATGCGGCTCCACAGGTGGAATAGGTGCTTTGCAGACAAATGTCTCCCTGCCACTGGTCTTGTAAAGAGCCTTCAGGTAATGGACCGAGAAAGGGCTTCACAAAGGGAACGCTCACCAATGCGGAGACGATAAGTAGCACCAGTATTCGGGGAATCGCACTAAAGAAGCTCGCCAAGAATCCACCCGCCACTCCGATCAAGATCAAAGCCGATTCTATCCTCTGCCAAGAACGGAATTCATAGTACCATGCGGGCACATCTACCAGATGGGCATAATACCCCGCAAAGCTCGCTCCAGGAAGGGCTAGAAGAACAAGGAGTCCTGTCCACACAGCCCTAGTACCTTCAGACAGCCTTCCGGCCAAAACATAGCTCACAAAAAAAGCCAAAAATACTACCACTGTGCATACGATACCGAACCAGTTGGGATTCATGAGGGCGAGGGGAACCGACAGATAATAAGGCTGTTATGCTGATTAAGCCTGAGCTCCACGGCAAGCCAAAAGGATGGGCGACGATTCTCGTCACGCCATGGGCACGCCACACTACAGTCCCTTCAAGCTTTCCCTCACCGCCTCAATGCTGGTCTGCTTGAGCAGGATTTTCCCATCCGGGCCAATCAAATACAGGGTGGGAAAGTTACGCAGGTTAAAGAGGGTGGTGATGGGACCCGATGTGGTGCCGTCGGACCAGTTGCGAAAATTGACCTGATAGTCCGCATAGGCTTTGCGCGCTTCCGTGGGAATGTCGGTGTTGATGCCCAGGACCGTCACCGGTTTTCCCCCGGTCTTCATGTCGGTGACAAACTGGTTCACCACTGGCAGCACCCCATGGCAGGCATGGCACCAGCCGCCCCAGAAGATGAGGACTACGTACTGGCCACGGTGGTCACTGAGTTTGAAGGTCTGTCCATCCAGGTCCTGCCCTTCGATCTCCGGGGCCGGACTTCCTGCGGATAGGTTGGCCATTTCAAATAGCATGCGGCCTGCCTGCTCGGCGATGGGGAAACCTTGGATTTTCACATCGCCATGAGCGGAGATGATTTCCTGGAAACAATCCATGGAGCGCGTTTTGGCTGCTTCCTCCTCCGTTGGACTCAGACCTGCATCGAAGCGGCGGAAGTAATGCATGCCCAGAGCATAAAGGGCGGCGGCTTTCTCCTCCGCATGGGGATTCTTCTGGCGGATGGTTTCCAGGATAGATTCGACCTTTTCCAGAGGCTGAAATTCCAGGGATTTCACAGCCGGGGCAATGCCTGCACTGGCAGCAAACGTGGTGGAGAGGAGATCGAATGCCTTTTGGGATTCCGGGAAAGCGGCGGCCTGGGTGATGAGCCAGACGATGCCCGTGATACCGCCAGGATCTTCTGGACTGGCCTCAATGATAGCCAGGACGCGCGTGGCATACGGCGCAGCACTCGGTACGGTGGAGCGATAGCGGGCCCGCTCCTCCTCGGTGGTCGCTGCAATGATCTTTTGGGTATTGGCGCGGACATTGGTTTCGTATTCGTCGATCACCGTGCGGATCTGGAGGTGAACCGGACTGCGAGTCAGGTCGCTCTGCGCGTTCAGCACGGTGACGAGGCTCAACAGGAAGAAGATAAGAAAGCGGGGCATGGCGAAAGGATGCAGATTGGCGGATTCAGTCCGAGTTTGAGGCTTGGGATAAACCTGAGGCAGAAAGATGAACATGTCTAATTTATGGTAATTATAAAGACATGTAAACAAGAACTCGCAGCTTCTGCCAACGGCCATTTGTTTACCGACAGCGTTTATGTCATGAAGAAGGAATGAAGATTTTGGCCGCTATGTCAGGGGGAGTGGACAGCAGTGTTGCGACGGCGCTGCTGGCCCGGGAGGGGCATGAAGTCGTGGGGGCTTACATGAAGAACTGGATCAATGAGGAAAACATCATTGGCCACTGCCCCTGGGAGGAAGACATTGTGGATGCCCGCGCAGTGGCGGACCAGTTGGGCATCGAATTTCATGTGGTGAACCTGATGAAGGAATACCGGGAGCGGGTGGTGAAATATCTGCTGGAAGGATACCAGGACGGCATCACCCCGAACCCTGACGTGATGTGCAATCGGGAGATGAAGTTCGGCGTCCTTTGGGATTGGGCTAAGGAACGCGGGTTCGATGCCATCGCCACGGGTCACTATGCGCGCAAGGGGAGTGATGGGCTATCCATCCTGCGTGGAGCCGATCCTAACAAAGACCAGACCTACTTCCTGGCGATGATGCAGCCTGAGCAGGTACGCATCGCCCAGTTTCCCATCGGCCATCTGTTGAAGCCAGAGCTACGGGAGCAGGCGCGGCAGTTGGGATTGAAGACGGCAGAAAAGAAGGATAGCCAGGGCATCTGTTTCATCGGCGAGGTCAAAATGGAAGACTTTTTGCGCACTTTTGTCGCGGATAAACCCGGGCCAATTGTGAATCTGGAAGGCAAAGTCCTGGGGGAGCATAAGGGCCTGCATCTTTATACCCTGGGGCAGCGGAAGGGCATCGGTGTGGCCAGCAATCTATACAAGCAGGCCTATGTAGTGGTGGCAAAGCGGCATGAGGCCAATGAACTCGTCATCGCCATTGAGCGACCGGATACCCCCCTGCTATGGGCCAGGAAATGTACCCTCACCGGGGTATCCACCACCGGCTCCCCTCTGGATGCAGAGCGGACTCTCCAGGCACAGCCACGGTATCGCTGCCCGGCAGGGGATGCGGTCTATACGCCAGTGGGAGAAAACCGCGCCGAACTGGTCTATACGCAGCCGCAGCGGGCGCTCACCCCCGGGCAGATTTGTGCACTCTATGATGGCGACCAATTACTGGGCGGAGCCGTCTTTGAACGCATCGAATACGAAGGCTAACCTGGAGAAATCAGGCGGGATTCAGAAACCGTCCTGTCGCGCTGGACGTCACTTTAGCCACCTCCTCCGGTGTACCTTCGGCCACGATATGCCCTCCTTCATTGCCCCCGCCCGGCCCCAGGTCCACCACCCAGTCCGCACAGCGGATCACATCCAGATGATGCTCGATTACGATGACCGTATTCCCTGCATCGCGCAGGCGGAAAAGCACCTGCAATAGCGTTTGGATATCCGCAAAGTGCAGGCCCGTCGTCGGCTCATCTAAAACATAAAGCGTATTCCCCGTAGCCTTGCGCGCCAGTTCTGCGGAAAGTTTGATCCGCTGCGCCTCCCCACCGGAAAGGGTATTCCCCGCCTGGCCCAGCCGCACATATCCCAGGCCGCATTCCTCCAGCGTGCGCAGCTTTTCAGCAATCGCACTCGCCTTGCCAAAAAAGCGTGAGGCCTCACTCACCGTCATCTCCAGAACCTCGGCGATGTTTCGTCCCTTGAAGGTGATCTCCAGCGTCTCCGCATTGTAGCGCTTTCCATGGCAGTGGTCGCAGGTCACATAGACATCCGCCAGGAAGTGCATGTCGATTTTGATCTGGCCATCCCCCTGGCATTTTTCGCAGCGCCCACCGGCCACATTGAAGCTGAAACGACCTGCCTCATAACCGCGTACACGTGCCAGCGGCAGGTTGGAATAAAGCTCACGGATCGGCCCAAACGCAGCCGTATAAGTCGCAGGATTGCTGCGCGGACTCCGTCCAATGGGTGATTGATCGATCACCACCACCTTGTCAAAGGCTTCGATTCCTGAAATGCTGCCATGCCTGCCCGGCTCATCCTTTGCATGATAAAAATGCCGCTGCAGCGCCCGCATCAGGATACGGTTGATCAAGGTGGACTTGCCACTGCCGGAAGGTCCCGTCACCGCAGTCAGACACCCCACTGGAAACGAGGCGGTGACATGCTTGAGGTTATGCTCAATAGCATCGTGGATCGTCAGCCAGGTAGGCAGCGGATGCTCCGCCCGCAGGGCGAAGTGCTCTCCCAGTACCGTTCTCTTTTTCCCCGGCTGAGACTGGGCGCTGCGCTCCATGGCGGCTGCGCTCACGGTCGCAGCCGAAGGCGGTTTGCCGATAGGAGCCACCCGTCCTGAGGGCGGTGTAATGCGGAGCTGCTCGCTCAAATAAGCCCCCGTCAGACTCTCCTTCATCGCCATTACCTCTTCGGGGGTGCCCTGGGCGATCAACTGCCCTCCATGGACGCCTGCCGCAGGCCCCATCTCGATCACATGATCCGCCGCCCGCATCATTGCCTCATCATGTTCCACCACCAGCACCGTGTTTCCCAAATCCCGCAGGCGCAGCAGCGTGCCGATGAGCCTTTCCGTATCCGCCGGGTGCAGGCCGATGCTTGGCTCATCCAGCACATAGAGGACACCCGCCAGCCCCGCACCGATCTGTGTCGCCAAGCGGATACGCTGCATCTCCCCACCGGAAAGGGTACCACTCTCCCGGTTCAGCGCCAGATACCCCAGCCCCACCTGCTCCAGGAAATCCAGCCTCTTTAAAATCTCCTTCTGCAATTCCTCCACATAGCTACGCTGATGCTCCGTGAGGCTGAGATTCCTCACCCAGATGAGAGCATCCCGGATGGGAAGCGAGCAGAGATAATGGATGTTTAATAATGAGGGGGAAATAGAGACGGGAGTGCTCAGTGCTCCGTGTTCAGTGCTCAGTGGGGGAATGGGCGGGGCATTGTCCTTGGTCCTTGTTTTCCCCCTGGCCTTTTTCGGTTCCGAAGTCTGAGCACTGATCACTGCGCACTGAGCACTAATTTCTTCTCTCGCCCCAATCTCCGACGCCAGCACCACCGCCAGGCTCTCTTTCCGCAGTCTTTTCCCCTCACAGGCCGGGCAGGGCAGGGGATTCATATAGCGGGTCAATTGTGCCCGCAGGGTGTCACTTTCAGCATTTTCATAAAGTCGCCGCGCCTCATTCAAAAGGCCCTCATAAGGTTTCGCCAGGCTGCGTTTATTCGCTCCGGTAGCCCAGCCTGTCGGGATGGCCTTGTCCCCGGTGCCATGGAAAAGAGCCTCTTTAAATCCCTGCGGCAATCCTCGGAATGGAGCATCCACCGCCACCCCAAAATGCTTCGCTAAAGCCTCCACTCCGCGTTGATGGATCAGCTTCAGTTTCGGATTGCGAGACCACCAAGTTTTCACCGCACCATCTTGGATGGACACTTCTCCATCCGGAACCAGCAGCCCTGGATCGGGTGCCATCAGGGTGCCCACGCCTTCACAGGTCGGGCAGGCTCCCAGGTGCGTGTTGAATGAAAAATGCTGAGGCGTCAGTTTTTCGATCACATAGCCGGTGCGTGGATTTGCATAGGCCGTGGTGAAACTCAGCAGGTCCGGTTTTGCCTCAGCGGCACCGCTCACTAAAAACTGTACTTCGCTCTCATTCCACCGCAACGCTGCCTCGATGGATTCCATCAGCCGCGCTTTCACTCCTTCTCGGATCACCAGCCGGTCCACCACGATCTCTACCCGATGTTCCTCCCTCAGGCTTGGCTTCAGCTCCTCCTCCAGTTCCACGATCTCTCCATCCAGCCGCACCCTCACAAACCCCTGACGGCGCAGTTTTTCGAATAGTGCCCTTAGGGCCGCTCCATCCGCCGGGGGCTGTGGAGACAGAACCACCACGCGCGTTCCTTCTCCCAGAGAAAGCAGCCGCTCCCCGATCTCCGCCGGCGTGTTTTTGATCAGCCTCTCCCCCGTTTCCGGGTCATGCGGCTGTCCGGCGATGGCATAGAGTACACGCAGGTAATCATAGATTTCCGTCACCGTAGCGATGGTGCTGCGCGGGTTTGGTGCACTGTGCACCTGCTCGATCGCCACCGCTGGAGAAAGGCCTTCGATGAAATCCACATCCGGCTTTTCCAGTTGATCCAAAAACTGCCGCGCATAGGCCGAAAGGCTCTGCACATACCTCCGCTGTCCTTCGGCATACAGGGTATCAAACGCCAACGATGACTTCCCGCTGCCACTCACCCCCGTGAGCACGACCAGCTTGTGACGGGGAATGTCCACGTCCACATTTTTCAAATTATGCTGCCGGGCCCCACGCACCCGGATAAAGTCCTGCGCCATCTCTGGATAAACGAGGGCGCACCGCCCCGCGCAAGCACAACTGCGAACAAATCCCGCTCCTGGGATGGGGCGCTCCCTCACCGGCACCTATCTCAATACCGCGTGATCATCTCATGCAGATTCAGTACCACACGGCACACACTGGTCCAGGCGGCCATCTCAGCAAGGTCGCCGGAGGGACGAGGGCGCAGGCCGGCGGAGAGAAGTTTTTCAGCATCTTCTGGGGCCGCCTGGTAAACCTCCCGCTGGCTTTTGAGGAAGCCTAACAAGCTTTGCATTTCCCCGGCTTTCGGTTTGCGCGCCAGGGTGCGCAGAAAGATGGTTTCCAGCCGGGCTTCGTCAGCCCCCTGTGGCAGTTTTTCTGCCAGGGTGCGCGCGGCTTCGACAAAGGTCGGGTCATTGAGCAGCGTCAGTGCCTGCTGGGGTGTGTTGGAGACGTTGCGTGTGGCCGTGCATTCATCACGGGCCGGGGCGTCAAAATTCGCCAGCATGGGGTGCAGGAAAGTCCGCTGCCAGTGCATATAAACTCCCCTCCGCCACTGCCGGTCATCTGTGCTGGCGATGTAGTCGCGGCTGGGAAACTGGATGTTTTCATAGTAACCGCCGGGCTGGTAAGGCTTCACACTCGGGCCACCGATGTCCAGGTTCAAAAGGCCGGAAGCAAACAGGGCATTGTCACGCACAAACTCCGCATCCAGGCGACGCGGATTTTGAAAAGCCAGCAGACGGTTGCCTGGATCCAGATCCTTCAATTCTGGCCGGGTGCGGCTGTCCTGAAGGTAGGTATGGCTGCTGACGATGAGGCGCATGACGTGCTGGATGTCCCAGCCGCTTTCACGAAATTCCACCGCCAGCCAGTCCAGCAGTTCCGGGTGGCTCGGGGTCTCTCCCTGCGCTCCCAGGTCATCCACAGCCTGAGACAGGCCGATGCCGAAAAACTGCTTCCACAGACGGTTCACAAAGGTGCGTGCCGTCAGCGGATTTTCGGGTGAGGTCAGCCAATGCGCCAAGTCCAGCCGGGTCTGGCGGCCAGCGTTTTCTTCCAGTTTGCCCGTGAGAAATCCGGGCGGTGAAGGTGGGCAGATTTCTCCCGTTTCATCCATCCAGTTACCACGCGGCAAGCGGCGGATGGTCAGGGGTTCTTTGACTGCTACGGTGACTTGAGTCCAGGTTTTGCCGCCCGTGCATTCCACGGCCTGCGCATGCAGATTTTTCCAGGCGGCCTTGGTTTCCGGGGCAGCTTGACCGGACTGCCGCATCCATGCCTGGGCCAGGAGAGGAGACTTCAGCGTTTCCTTTTTCAAATCGGATACCAGTGGCTCCACCCAGTCCTGAGCTAGGGGAGTAGGTGGTGCGACAGCGGCCAGGGAAATGCGCAGGCAGCCGACGCTATGCGATGGAAGACGGACAGTGAAAGTCTCTCCGGCCTTCAGTTCCGCCGTTTCATCCAGCAGCCAGACAGAGGAATGGGGCATCTTGGTTTCCTTCATGGAGGTCTTCCATCCACCCGTCACTCCCGGCTGCTCCTGGGTGCCAAGATAGCGAGGCGCTTTCACATCCGCATCTGCCTGG
The window above is part of the Prosthecobacter fusiformis genome. Proteins encoded here:
- a CDS encoding excinuclease ABC subunit UvrA: MAQDFIRVRGARQHNLKNVDVDIPRHKLVVLTGVSGSGKSSLAFDTLYAEGQRRYVQSLSAYARQFLDQLEKPDVDFIEGLSPAVAIEQVHSAPNPRSTIATVTEIYDYLRVLYAIAGQPHDPETGERLIKNTPAEIGERLLSLGEGTRVVVLSPQPPADGAALRALFEKLRRQGFVRVRLDGEIVELEEELKPSLREEHRVEIVVDRLVIREGVKARLMESIEAALRWNESEVQFLVSGAAEAKPDLLSFTTAYANPRTGYVIEKLTPQHFSFNTHLGACPTCEGVGTLMAPDPGLLVPDGEVSIQDGAVKTWWSRNPKLKLIHQRGVEALAKHFGVAVDAPFRGLPQGFKEALFHGTGDKAIPTGWATGANKRSLAKPYEGLLNEARRLYENAESDTLRAQLTRYMNPLPCPACEGKRLRKESLAVVLASEIGAREEISAQCAVISAQTSEPKKARGKTRTKDNAPPIPPLSTEHGALSTPVSISPSLLNIHYLCSLPIRDALIWVRNLSLTEHQRSYVEELQKEILKRLDFLEQVGLGYLALNRESGTLSGGEMQRIRLATQIGAGLAGVLYVLDEPSIGLHPADTERLIGTLLRLRDLGNTVLVVEHDEAMMRAADHVIEMGPAAGVHGGQLIAQGTPEEVMAMKESLTGAYLSEQLRITPPSGRVAPIGKPPSAATVSAAAMERSAQSQPGKKRTVLGEHFALRAEHPLPTWLTIHDAIEHNLKHVTASFPVGCLTAVTGPSGSGKSTLINRILMRALQRHFYHAKDEPGRHGSISGIEAFDKVVVIDQSPIGRSPRSNPATYTAAFGPIRELYSNLPLARVRGYEAGRFSFNVAGGRCEKCQGDGQIKIDMHFLADVYVTCDHCHGKRYNAETLEITFKGRNIAEVLEMTVSEASRFFGKASAIAEKLRTLEECGLGYVRLGQAGNTLSGGEAQRIKLSAELARKATGNTLYVLDEPTTGLHFADIQTLLQVLFRLRDAGNTVIVIEHHLDVIRCADWVVDLGPGGGNEGGHIVAEGTPEEVAKVTSSATGRFLNPA